In the genome of Amphiura filiformis chromosome 4, Afil_fr2py, whole genome shotgun sequence, one region contains:
- the LOC140150886 gene encoding uncharacterized protein, which yields MTEVKIDRIGTAIMKSLSKNRFEYIRHFEDEITQQTRVPCFIEVNMEQGVLVIYIATHSKMLAEEEVKKSLDKIKAKSQREHVEIPVGTYGSVRQVVKSGGATGFVLMDENDYVTVEWSGVSEDMPAEVLCQVLEEMFIDEDDIVDVVKYPNHFAAAKQGKWGKTTFVSAEKAKEAVNMGPDIDPSGVISVQPILPEKRKRGVAGNLHSLTFYTRVTVTWYTRQSKGHAFINCDSYEDAVYVRNDLDGTQLGGKHIRCKMNNKNNMAVFVCQLDKDVVTEELEEHVRFYTSAQVRNVFIPREKTSNDTPDASHKRKLRRIFRNVCEQVEVNIPEDRGRKGLIKRAFITLEPNLGSGARLELERLMENGCRGVNDELYRMKQVITCDLFCNQHVYKAVDVELLREVDTSDCKVEIADTKKTPPDKRIHVSGDAYADVKNLSKKLQVVLCPEEVDASSLVEEDVTSMWMDKVLNKLTKQHFKHILRNNKAHAEIHYRRQAVIMYGKETDRESLKEDLRKFFSFALKTMFRELDISSRSGGQKGRAMRSLIRQYGPHLERLKTSTGVDNITVDLKRGLLFVDGSEESYESLISEVDNILKDLLDSAASEDDVIHAECGVCYCPPSDANSKPYRLAACGHFFCLACLKDHLKESGNSKKFPIACPECEESILLCDIKTIYPKEDERQELFTAGLDAYVASNSRGDIQFCPGPDCGMVYKKDDDGSTMECEECAFSFCNGCGEKPHAHGMTCKEFQISQKKTDDVEKWMQQRGVDAKKCPVCNTVIEKTHGCNHMTCRICKKHLCWKCLEVFNTDQECYAHLAKRHGGLYDDDPIAQDLPHQLLDYYDDEEEEDDDGDFDFDPYNARLEAVRLMRARQEVERQRQADAEAQRRRGAVERLRRQAEERRDLAERQRQADADAERRRFRERLQRQAEVRRDLDERQRQADAIEAERQRTVERRRRQAERQRQADAMEAERRREVERQRANRYNDQWRREQAAYNSPRPEPKPSKKCTIL from the exons ATGACAGAAGTGAAAATTGATAGGATTGGAACAGCCATCATGAAAAGTCTGTCGAAGAATCGGTTTGAGTATATCAGACATTTTGAGGATGAAATAACACAACAAACCAGGGTTCCTTGTTTCATAGAAGTGAATATGGAGCAAGGTGTCTTGGTCATTTACATTGCCACTCACAGTAAGATGTTGGCGGAAGAAGAGGTAAAGAAATCTCTGGATAAAATCAAGGCCAAGTCGCAACGAGAGCATGTTGAAATACCTGTTGGGACATACGGAAGTGTAAGGCAAGTGGTCAAATCAGGTGGAGCAACCGGTTTTGTCTTGATGGATGAAAACGATTACGTAACCGTTGAATGGAGCGGAGTTTCTGAAGACATGCCAGCAGAAGTTCTTTGCCAGGTGTTGGAAGAAATGTTTATCGACGAAGATGACATTGTCGATGTGGTCAAGTATCCGAATCATTTTGCTGCAGCAAAGCAAGGAAAATGGGGTAAAACTACATTCGTGTCGGCGGAGAAAGCTAAAGAAGCAGTGAATATGGGACCAGATATTGACCCTTCTGGTGTTATATCTGTACAACCTATTCTACCAGAGAAACGTAAGAGAGGTGTTGCTGGCAATTTACATTCCTTAACATTCTACACCAGAGTTACAGTTACTTGGTATACACGTCAATCCAAGGGTCATGCCTTCATCAATTGCGATTCCTATGAAGACGCTGTTTATGTAAGAAATGACTTGGATGGTACTCAATTAGGAGGCAAGCACATTCGTTGCAAGatgaataacaaaaataatatggCAGTGTTTGTTTGTCAGCTAGATAAGGACGTGGTCACAGAAGAGTTGGAAGAACATGTCAGGTTTTACACATCAGCACAAGTCAGAAACGTTTTCATTCCCAGAGAAAAAACATCAAATGATACTCCTGATGCTTCACATAAAAGAAAACTTCGAAGAATCTTTCGCAACGTTTGTGAGCAAGTAGAAGTCAACATTCCAGAGGATAGAGGCAGGAAAGGTTTAATCAAAAGAGCATTCATTACACTTGAACCGAACTTAGGAAGCGGCGCACGACTTGAGTTGGAGCGCCTGATGGAGAATGGATGCCGTGGCGTAAATGATGAGCTCTACAGAATGAAGCAAGTCATCACATGCGATCTATTCTGTAATCAACATGTGTATAAGGCAGTGGATGTTGAACTCCTTCGAGAAGTCGATACGTCTGATTGCAAAGTGGAGATTGCAGATACCAAGAAGACGCCGCCGGATAAGAGGATCCACGTTTCCGGAGATGCTTATGCAGAC GTCAAAAATCTATCCAAGAAACTTCAGGTGGTTTTGTGTCCAGAAGAGGTTGATGCTAGCAGTTTGGTGGAGGAGGATGTCACATCGATGTGGATGGATAAGGTACTCAATAAACTAACAAAGCAACACTTCAAACACATCCTAAGAAACAACAAAGCACACGCTGAAATTCATTACAGACGACAGGCAGTCATAATGTATGGGAAAGAAACTGATAGAGAATCTTTGAAAGAGGATTTGAGAAAGTTTTTCTCATTTGCGTTGAAGACCATGTTTAGAGAACTTGATATATCCAGTCGGTCTGGAGGACAGAAAGGACGAGCAATGCGATCACTAATTCGACAGTATGGCCCCCATCTGGAGCGCTTGAAGACTAGCACTGGTGTAGACAACATAACGGTTGATCTGAAGCGTGGTCTTCTGTTTGTAGATGGATCAGAAGAGTCATATGAAAGTTTGATCAGTGAAGTAGACAATATTCTGAAGGACTTATTGGATTCAGCCGCAAGTGAAGATGACGTAATACATGCTGAGTGTGGAGTGTGTTATTGTCCTCCTTCGGACGCGAACAGTAAGCCATATCGCCTTGCTGCTTGCGGTCACTTCTTTTGTCTTGCTTGCCTCAAAGATCACCTCAAGGAATCCGGAAATTCGAAGAAATTTCCTATTGCTTGTCCAGAATGCGAGGAATCTATATTGCTGTGTGATATCAAGACCATATACCCAAAGGAAGATGAACGACAAGAGCTATTCACGGCTGGATTAGATGCATATGTTGCCAGTAATTCGAGAGGAGATATCCAATTCTGTCCCGGACCAGATTGTGGTATGGTGTACAAGAAGGATGATGACGGTAGCACTATGGAATGCGAAGAATGTGCGTTTAGTTTTTGTAACGGATGTGGGGAGAAACCCCATGCTCATGGCATGACTTGCAAAGAATTTCAAATTAGCCAGAAGAAAACGGATGATGTTGAGAAATGGATGCAGCAAAGAGGAGTCGATGCCAAGAAGTGTCCAGTATGCAACACAGTCATAGAGAAGACTCATGGCTGTAATCACATGACGTGCAGAATCTGTAAAAAACACTTGTGTTGGAAGTGCTTAGAAGTCTTTAACACAGATCAAGAATGTTATGCTCATTTAGCTAAACGACATGGGGGTTTGTATGACGACGATCCAATCGCGCAAGATCTACCACATCAACTATTGGACTattatgatgatgaggaggaggaggatgatgatggggattttgattttgatcccTACAACGCAAGACTTGAAGCTGTGAGACTGATGAGAGCCAGGCAAGAAGTTGAGCGTCAACGCCAAGCCGACGCTGAAGCCCAGAGACGCAGAGGCGCTGTTGAGAGACTACGACGTCAAGCCGAAGAGAGACGGGACTTAGCTGAGCGTCAGCGCCAAGCCGACGCTGATGCCGAGAGACGCAGATTCCGTGAGAGACTACAACGTCAAGCCGAGGTGAGACGAGATTTGGATGAGCGTCAGCGTCAAGCTGACGCTATAGAAGCCGAGAGGCAGAGAACAGTTGAGAGACGACGACGTCAAGCTGAGCGTCAGCGTCAAGCTGATGCTATGGAAGCCGAGAGACGCAGGGAAGTCGAGAGACAGAGAGCAAATAGATATAACGACCAATGGCGTCGTGAGCAAGCAGCGTATAATTCGCCAAGGCCGGAACCCAAACCAAGTAAAAAGTGCACCATTTTGTAA
- the LOC140150885 gene encoding uncharacterized protein produces the protein MNEEECTRVPPSCLRITGKNSEKLDKRRLSTFLRRDVRQNYKLQYECDERAAILKFTHTNDAEHAFCKLDGKQLTRSGAPIYVEYETCEDTSSINHDDTNDDESVTSSIASEVSHETGSANKLKQKAVLRITAEDKYLQTSNFTNVLDRFAITYGSLHVHHDKNQSYGSLARVELSSMDEAIEAENKLKGWMMGEPAKVISIEITSHTSKRRNKRRKTKHFAVEDNSSLATSSLEENMENQLKNNGTSDPDRHKSKTRGGNGENTCTSSEMLDTGSNQITITDGDNESQPVGVEENKLEENNEIQNDDDDDENSVPEEAQIVANKSEKTSTSVLVRNIPEYITKEDIHDFLLNFDLDIQGMQFRRTYAVVQFQYPEEATEAWTILRKQSSGILGDNLEVKFIRNSSGTHEKGNKIQDVQQNQNKTGASTQKSNTEQKQIVKRDDCDTFKKRSSAKAQNLLGPNDVVIDNLPRSVDERDIAKAVLSCPDEARNGFIDARQTGNKAILNFKTQQSAFEAVAELRFVRVKGHTLNARLAVQNPDFDKLMYRKQQEALIAQIKETEKDISLEIEGNMARLLQDIMDIENALRYCETRQEVDRLETTKNVLQNKLDENQRYYEEFKETAVKMTKDLDNIIADELEHHGRQHALLQIDDSRRRLNREGRRLRNPLPIYGRRTEILNALTNPSTRACVIQAETGSGKSTQVPQYLMEFLQSQTSSSNEKGIVCTQPRRVAAITLAQRIAEEYDCEVGHEVGFIAGNKKKVSDKTMATFMTDRTLLNFCLADSKYVENYRYVIIDEAHERSVDTDILLAMLKKEQIDNNKHFTIIIMSATIDVKLFSGYFDGCPVIEIHGRTFPVDIEWCSEGQTFGNDDYVTRAVEISYDIHINEDLEGDILVFLTSQFEIDRACRNLRRKLGITQEGYGDDNAEILPLHGKLQPNDQFKVFRKTRDDIRKIVFATNIAETSVTIPGVKYVIDTGMVKELQYDTRKSMSMLKVTNVTQASAEQRKGRAGRTGPGKCYRLYSHEEFQEMDQSMKPEILRVHLGMTVMKLLQMGVRDVDKFNFVESPEPGAIEQAMKTLILLGAVNDEDRTLTDVGNQMVKLPVEPRLAKLILEGAKRGVVEDAIAMAALVSAPGNVFFQGGTDAERKVADQLKLPFCVDDGDVITLLGIFKEWQTIQGDKAKNRWCKDNSLNAKTLRIVQENVDELDLTIKRSNVLEELNKSKGIKQKKSKDVTNQLKVEIEEKRNRDEDGCQQKERIDLKESCDQRERKVNQNDESYCSPRQLKEHCNPCKPNGQPKVQNSSELIEGHSVRKIHSDETDNEQLQENTSMEDKGEQFEQQSISEENCDPQEVNTSQVEYGDDLREGHVSKENSNDVEMQTKVKENSGNRSDANPHERINEVAAAVGSNSQETEHLEQEPLPCMTNENIASNMNNMQEIGNQVTATLMSEENKLDGIDCQQQDSEQIDVKERGDQLDRGIDQTNESIPNELKEHVHDDDHLHNHINPEERANEQLHRNISVKEESHQIGQETSYEQMCDLPEVDTNQDEDGNERRDSEESSNHTEGQTNMSNEKENSDQGDANTNEELPEQKHLPCLNSQNTDSSMKNMEDVLDQITGNEIKEDKKLDEDGYHLKERIDLKENQNSESSLKKLKEHYNPYEPNNQPQAQSASEVNDDHLHSHVNHEDEYCEQLQRNTNMKGKSHRFEQENRSEEWRDPLEVDIGQDEDGDQRRDSEENSNHAEGQTNMTNENENSDHGDASTDEVDMNQDVYDGNERHNSEENSNHANGQTNEIENSDGKDNPDDASTDEADTNQDVYDGNERHNSEENSNHANGQTNEIENSDGKDNPDEEINQIPEVEDEPQERPHLEEKRTEEETNTNDVLRKILMSAYFENLSVFNGHIRAGYTVASQLKPQSSIQPQLFRPLT, from the exons ATGAATGAAGAGGAATGTACCAGGGTGCCACCTAGTTGTTTACGCATCACAGGAAAGAATAGCGAAAAACTGGACAAAAGAAGATTGTCTACGTTTCTGCGTAGAGATGTACGACAGAATTACAAATTGCAGTATGAATGCGATGAACgtgctgcaattttaaaatttacgcATACTAACGATGCTGAACATGCATTTTGTAAGCTAGATGGTAAACAACTTACTCGGTCAGGTGCTCCAATTTATGTCGAATACGAAACATGCGAAGACACATCAAGCATAAACCATGATGATACAAATGACGACGAATCTGTCACATCATCTATAGCATCCGAAGTGTCTCATGAAACCGGTAGCGCCAACAAGCTAAAGCAAAAGGCAGTTCTTAGGATAACGGCTGAAGACAAATACCTCCAAACATCTAATTTCACGAATGTTTTGGACAGATTTGCTATCACATATGGAAGCTTACACGTGCATCATGACAAGAACCAATCTTACGGATCTTTGGCGCGTGTAGAATTGTCATCCATGGACGAAGCAATTGAAGCGGAAAACAAGCTGAAAGGATGGATGATGGGGGAGCCGGCCAAGGTTATATCAATCGAAATCACTTCACATACAAGTAAAAGAAGAAACAAACGACGAAAAACGAAACATTTTGCTGTTGAAGACAACTCATCATTAGCTACATCATCTCTTGAAGAAAATATGGAAAATCAACTTAAAAACAATGGTACTAGCGATCCTGATCGACATAAAAGCAAAACGAGGGGTGGAAATGGTGAAAATACGTGCACGAGTTCAGAAATGTTGGATACTGGCAGTAACCAGATCACGATAACAGATGGTGACAATGAATCTCAACCGGTGGGTGTTGAAGAAAACAAACTAGAAGAGAATAATGAGATacagaatgatgatgatgatgatgagaatagTGTACCCGAAGAGGCCCAAATCGTAGCCAACAAAAGTGAGAAGACATCTACATCGGTTCTGGTTAGAAATATCCCGGAATATATAACCAAAGAAGATATCCATGATTTTCTCCTGAACTTTGACTTAGATATTCAAGGAATGCAATTTCGTCGTACATATGCTGTTGTACAGTTTCAATATCCAGAGGAAGCCACTGAAGCGTGGACTATATTGCGGAAGCAATCCAGTGGAATTCTTGGCGACAATCTTGAGGTCAAGTTCATTAGGAATTCATCAGGTACACATGAGAAGGGGAACAAAATACAAGATGTACAACAGAATCAAAATAAAACGGGAGCTTCCACACAAAAGTCAAATACAGAACAAAAGCAAATTGTGAAGCGAGACGATTGCGACACATTTAAAAAACGTTCTAGTGCTAAGGCACAAAATCTTCTTGGACCTAATGACGTAGTTATAGACAATTTGCCGAGAAGTGTAGATGAGCGGGATATAGCTAAAGCTGTGTTGAGTTGCCCCGACGAGGCTCGTAATGGATTTATTGACGCCAGACAGACCGGTAACAAGGCTATTCTAAATTTTAAAACACAACAGTCCGCATTCGAAGCTGTTGCTGAGCTCCGTTTCGTTCGAGTCAAGGGCCACACACTTAACGCAAGATTAGCTGTGCAAAATCCAGATTTCGATAAGCTTATGTATCGCAAGCAACAGGAAGCGCTTATAGCTCAAATCAAAGAAACAGAGAAGGACATCAGCCTGGAAATAGAAGGAAATATGGCTAGGCTACTTCAAGATATTATGGATATCGAGAACGCTTTACGGTATTGCGAAACTCGGCAAGAGGTTGATCGCCTTGAGACTACAAAGAATGTGCTTCAAAATAAGCTTGATGAAAATCAGAGATACTATGAAGAATTCAAAGAAACTGCAGTGAAGATGACCAAGGATCTTGACAATATTATTGCCGATGAGTTGGAGCATCACGGAAGGCAGCATGCTTTACTTCAAATAGATGATTCCCGCAGACGACTTAATCGAGAAGGACGACGCTTAAGAAACCCATTACCAATATATGGTAGAAGAACGGAAATACTGAATGCACTGACGAACCCATCAACACGTGCCTGCGTTATTCAAGCTGAAACAGGTTCTGGAAAGAGCACACAAGTGCCCCAGTATTTAATGGAGTTTTTACAGTCTCAAACTTCTTCCAGCAATGAAAAAGGTATCGTGTGTACTCAACCAAGACGTGTTGCTGCTATCACTCTAGCTCAGCGGATCGCCGAAGAATATGACTGTGAGGTTGGTCATGAGGTCGGCTTTATAGCTGGAAATAAAAAGAAGGTTAGCGACAAGACTATGGCGACATTTATGACTGACCGAACTCTGCTTAACTTCTGCCTTGCAGATTCAAAATACGTCGAGAATTATAGATACGTGATCATAGACGAAGCTCACGAGCGATCAGTGGACACCGATATTCTCCTAGCAATGCTCAAGAAAGAACAAATTGACAACAACAAGCACTTTACAATCATCATCATGTCAGCGACTATTGATGTAAAGCTTTTCTCAGGGTACTTTGATGGTTGTCCAGTTATAGAAATACACG GACGTACCTTTCCTGTGGATATCGAGTGGTGCTCAGAAGGCCAAACTTTTGGGAATGATGACTATGTAACTAGAGCTGTAGAGATAAGTTACGATATACATATAAACGAGGACCTAGAGGGAGATATCCTAGTATTTCTTACGTCACAATTTGAGATTGATCGAGCATGTCGTAATCTGAGACGAAAGTTGGGTATAACACAAGAAGGATATGGTGATGACAACGCCGAGATTCTTCCACTTCATGGGAAGCTACAACCAAACGACCAGTTTAAGGTCTTCAGGAAAACGCGGGATGACATCCGGAAGATTGTCTTTGCAACCAATATCGCAGAAACGTCTGTAACAATACCTGGTGTCAAATACGTGATTGACACAGGTATGGTTAAAGAACTTCAGTATGACACGAGGAAGAGTATGAGCATGTTGAAGGTCACGAATGTCACGCAAGCATCGGCAGAACAAAGGAAAGGACGTGCTGGAAGGACTGGCCCTGGAAAGTGCTACAGATTGTATTCCCACGAAGAGTTTCAGGAGATGGATCAATCCATGAAGCCTGAAATATTAAGAGTTCATTTGGGTATGACCGTCATGAAGCTTCTCCAAATGGGAGTCCGGGATGTTGACAAGTTCAATTTTGTTGAATCTCCTGAGCCAGGTGCTATCGAGCAAGCGATGAAGACATTGATTTTGTTAGGGGCAGTCAACGATGAGGACAGAACACTAACAGATGTAGGGAATCAGATGGTTAAACTACCTGTGGAACCTCGTCTTGCAAAACTTATTCTAGAAGGAGCAAAGAGAGGTGTAGTTGAAGATGCTATTGCAATGGCTGCATTGGTATCTGCACCTGGCAACGTGTTCTTCCAAGGCGGAACAGATGCAGAAAGGAAGGTTGCTGATCAACTGAAGTTGCCATTTTGCGTTGATGACGGAGACGTGATTACGCTTCTTGGAATATTTAAAGAGTGGCAAACTATACAAGGAGACAAAGCTAAGAACAGGTGGTGTAAAGATAACAGCTTGAATGCTAAAACACTCAGAATAGTTCAGGAAAATGTGGATGAGCTAGACCTAACCATAAAACGCTCAAATGTGTTAGAAGAGTTGAACAAGAGTAAGGGAATCAAACAGAAGAAATCGAAAGATGTTACCAATCAGCTGAAAGTTGAAATTGAGGAGAAAAGGAATCGAGATGAAGATGGTTGCCAACAAAAAGAACGAATTGATTTGAAGGAATCCTGTGATCAAAGAGAAAGAAAAGTCAATCAAAACGACGAAAGTTACTGTAGTCCTAGGCAACTGAAAGAACATTGCAACCCGTGTAAACCAAATGGTCAACCCAAAGTGCAAAATTCGTCAGAATTGATTGAAGGTCATTCCGTTCGGAAAATCCATTCCGACGAGACAGATAATGAGCAATTACAAGAAAATACAAGTATGGAAGACAAAGGTGAACAATTCGAACAACAAAGCATTTCAGAAGAGAATTGTGACCCACAAGAAGTGAACACCAGTCAAGTCGAATATGGTGACGATCTTCGTGAAGGACATGTTTCGAAAGAAAATAGCAACGATGTCGAAATGCAAACGAAGGTAAAAGAAAACAGTGGCAATAGGTCAGACGCCAATCCCCACGAGCGAATCAACGAGGTAGCAGCAGCAGTCGGTTCAAACTCACAAGAAACAGAGCACCTAGAGCAGGAACCTTTACCCTGTATGACCAACGAAAACATAGCCTCAAACATGAATAACATGCAAGAAATAGGGAATCAGGTCACTGCAACTCTAATGTCGGAGGAAAATAAACTAGATGGAATTGACTGCCAACAACAAGATTCAGAACAGATTGATGTGAAGGAACGCGGTGATCAATTAGACAGAGGGATTGATCAAACCAACGAAAGCATTCCCAATGAACTGAAAGAACATGTGCATGACGATGATCACTTGCATAACCACATTAATCCCGAAGAAAGGGCTAATGAACAACTACACAGGAATATCAGCGTGAAAGAAGAAAGTCACCAAATCGGACAAGAAACCAGTTACGAACAAATGTGTGACCTGCCGGAAGTGGACACTAATCAAGATGAAGATGGTAACGAACGACGTGATTCGGAAGAAAGCAGCAACCACACTGAAGGGCAAACCAATatgtcaaatgaaaaagaaaacagTGACCAAGGAGACGCCAATACCAACGAAGAACTCCCAGAGCAGAAGCATTTACCCTGTTTGAACTCACAAAACACTGACTCAAGTATGAAAAACATGGAAGACGTATTGGATCAGATCACTGGAAACGAAATAAAGGAGGACAAGAAGCTAGATGAAGATGGTTACCATCTAAAAGAACGAATTGATTTGAAGGAAAATCAAAACAGCGAAAGTAGTCTTAAGAAACTGAAAGAACATTATAACCCGTACGAACCAAATAATCAACCTCAAGCGCAAAGTGCATCGGAGGTAAATGACGATCACTTACACAGCCACGTCAATCACGAAGACGAATATTGTGAACAACTGCAACGGAATACAAACATGAAAGGAAAAAGTCACCGATTCGAACAAGAAAACAGATCTGAAGAATGGCGTGATCCGCTGGAAGTGGACATTGGTCAAGACGAAGATGGTGACCAACGACGTGATTCGGAGGAAAACAGCAACCATGCTGAAGGAcaaaccaacatgaccaatgaaaatgaaaacagtGACCACGGAGACGCAAGTACCGATGAAGTAGACATGAATCAAGACGTATATGATGGTAACGAACGACATAATTCGGAAGAAAACAGCAACCATGCCAATGGACAGACCAATGAAATAGAAAACAGTGACGGAAAGGACAATCCCGACGACGCCAGTACCGATGAAGCAGACACGAATCAAGACGTATATGATGGTAACGAACGACATAATTCGGAAGAAAACAGCAACCATGCTAATGGACAGACCAATGAAATAGAAAACAGTGACGGAAAGGACAATCCCGACGAAGAAATCAACCAAATACCAGAAGTAGAAGATGAGCCACAAGAGCGACCTCACCTGGAAGAAAAAAGAACAGAAGAGGAAACTAACACAAATGACGTGCTGAGGAAGATTTTGATGAGTGCCTACTTTGAAAATTTAAGCGTCTTCAATGGTCACATCCGAGCAGGTTATACGGTCGCGTCACAACTAAAACCGCAGTCTTCCATCCAGCCTCAGCTCTTTCGGCCCTTAACTTAA